The Diospyros lotus cultivar Yz01 chromosome 11, ASM1463336v1, whole genome shotgun sequence region TTTCGTGGCTAGATTTAATGAggaggcattgagcattgaCGAGTTCGATCAGCGgatcgcaatggtggctctcCAGAATGGCTTGAGGGCTGGACCATTCGCTCAGTCCTTGGCCAAGACTCCACCTTGTACTTTCACAGAATCCCTTACACGGGCTAACAAATACATCAATGctgaagaggtgatgaaggtaAAGCGGGCTGAACAACCtaacaagaaagaaagagagaatgagaagaaaaagccAGTGGTGGAACAGAAGACGGACTACCGCCCCTCCCGAGCTCCAGATCGCCCGGGTTTTGGGGGTGCCCGGGGAAACCCGATGAGTTACACTCCCCTCAACGCCAGTCGAGCAGAGATTTTACTAGCATTAGAGGATAAGGATTATCTACAACGTCCTCCACCACTGAGGTTtccacccaacactcgaagtAAAAGGAAGTATTATCGTTTCCACCGCGACCATGGTCATGTTACAGAGGACTGCatccagttaaaagaagagattcaggAGCTTATCAACCAGGGTTACCTCCGAGATTTCGTTGGTCAAGAAGGCGTGAGTTCGGGTAGAGTTGAGTCCAAGTCGGATATAGGAGAAGGTCTCCTACTCGGGATCGCTTCCGAGAGCGAAGTTGGACACCGTCccggagagaaggaaaacaGCCCCGCTGGGGATCGATGAGCTCCGAGACCGTACCGGGTGATAGAATCCTTAAGTTTGGGAGGCATATCaactagaagacatggaaagCAAGTCCTTAAAGCATACCTGGAATgtccaaaacttaaggaagttttttcAATGAGAAGGGGAATTCCTCGAACCTCTTTGTACCCTTTCttttacgactaatggcaagacttCGAATTCTCTCCATCTAATAGCAATCCCACGAAGGCCACATTTcgccaaagaaaaatccaagggttacaagccctaggccgtccccaaagatggactaatggccacggaaaaactcATCCAAGGGTTAcaagccctaggccgtccccaaaggtggactaatggccacggaaaaactcATCCAAGAGTCACGAGCCCTAGCCGTCCccgaaggtggactaatggccaaggaaaaactttAGCCCGACACCCTTCTTCGCGAGGGAATGGCTAAAATGCAatggtcacgagccctaggccgtccacgagccgaagatggactaatggccaaggaaaaactctagcctaacaccctcctccgcgagagagtggctaaaatccaagggtcaagtgccctaggccgtccacaagtaGAAGGTGGACTAACGGctagaagaaactcaacaccctcctcgaCGAGGGAGTGacaaaaatccaagggtcatgaaccctaggccgtccacaagccgaagatggactaatggccaaggaaaaacttgAGCTCGATACCCTTCTTCGcaagggagtggctaaaatccaagggtcacgagccctaggccgtccacgagccgaagatggactaatggccaag contains the following coding sequences:
- the LOC127812761 gene encoding uncharacterized protein LOC127812761, with the translated sequence MSEVPPERFRIPSIKLYDGSTDPYDHVELFSSHMLVQLGSDAMWCRAFSATLGGHARTWYSCLPHRSINNWEELKTCFLAHYAPLKRHRKSSMALVNIKQNQGEFLRDFVARFNEEALSIDEFDQRIAMVALQNGLRAGPFAQSLAKTPPCTFTESLTRANKYINAEEVMKVKRAEQPNKKERENEKKKPVVEQKTDYRPSRAPDRPGFGGARGNPMSYTPLNASRAEILLALEDKDYLQRPPPLRFPPNTRSKRKYYRFHRDHGHVTEDCIQLKEEIQELINQGYLRDFVGQEGVSSGRVESKSDIGEGLLLGIASESEVGHRPGEKENSPAGDR